One window of the Vigna radiata var. radiata cultivar VC1973A chromosome 1, Vradiata_ver6, whole genome shotgun sequence genome contains the following:
- the LOC106767950 gene encoding probable protein arginine N-methyltransferase 1, whose translation MGRRKSNNNQCSSSKEDTTMSNHLRFEDAEEAVEESSNLDQSMCDIDESDDKTSADYYFDSYSHFGIHEEMLKDTVRTKTYQNVIYQNKFLFKNKVVLDVGAGTGILSLFCAKAGAEHVYAVECSHMADMAKEIVETNGFSNVVTVLKGKIEEIELPVPKVDIIISEWMGYFLLFENMLNSVLYARDKWLADDGVVLPDRASLHLTAIEDADYKEDKIEFWNNVYGFNMSCIKKQAIMEPLVDTVDQNQIATNCQLLKTMDISKMAPGDASFTAPFKLVAERDDYIHALVAYFDVSFTKCHKLMGFSTGPKSRTTHWKQTVLYLEDILTICEGEAIVGSMTVAPNKKNPRDVDIMVKYSLNGKRCNVSRVQYYKMR comes from the exons ATGGGCCGGCGAAAGAGCAACAATAATCAGTGTTCCTCTAGCAAGGAAGACACCACCATGAGTAACCACCTTCGCTTTGAGGATGCCGAGGAGGCTGTCGAAGAGAGTTCCAACCTCGACCAATCCATGTGTGACATCGATGAATCCGATGATAAAACCAGTGCCGACTACTATTTTGATTCCTACTCCCATTTTG GAATTCATGAA GAAATGTTGAAGGACACTGTGAGAACTAAGACATATCAAAATGTTATTTACCAGAATAAGTTTCTATTCAAGAATAAAGTAGTTCTTGATGTTGGAGCTGGAACTGGGATTTTATCACTATTTTGTGCCAAAGCGGGGGCAGAACATGTCTATGCG GTTGAGTGCTCCCATATGGCTGACATGGCAAAGGAGATTGTTGAAACTAATGGTTTCTCTAATG TTGTGACTGTTCTGAAGGGGAAGATTGAAGAAATTGAGCTTCCAGTTCCTAAAGttgatataataatttcagAATGGATGGGATATTTCCTGTTGTTTGAAAACATGTTAAATTCTGTGCTCTATGCACGTGACAAATGGCTT GCGGATGATGGAGTTGTGTTACCTGATAGAGCATCCCTTCATCTCACTGCCATTGAAGATGCAGACtacaaagaagataaaattgagT TTTGGAACAATGTATATGGATTTAACATGAGCTGCATCAAGAAGCAAGCCATAATGGAGCCGCTTGTTGACACAGTTGACCAGAATCAGATTGCTACAAATTGCCAACTACTCAAG ACAATGGATATCTCAAAGATGGCTCCTGGAGATGCTTCATTCACAGCACCTTTTAAGCTTGTAGCTGAACGTGATGACTATATTCATGCCCTTGTTGCATACTTTGATGTGTCGTTCACAAAGTGTCATAAATTGATGGGCTTCTCTACAG GACCGAAATCACGAACTACACATTGGAAACAAACAGTCCTATATCTGGAAGACATCTTGACCATTTGTGAGGGGGAGGCAATTGTAGGGAGCATGACTGTTGCACCAAATAAAAAGAATCCCCGCGATGTTGATATAATGGTTAAGTATTCATTGAATGGAAAGCGATGCAATGTTTCAAGGGTTCAGTACTACAAGATGCGTTGA